One Dokdonia sp. Dokd-P16 genomic window carries:
- a CDS encoding MotA/TolQ/ExbB proton channel family protein, with the protein MKKLFSIMAIAAVVVLSTFTANASNAQTTLPVQIQQIVANVDSGASFQDEAVAEELSFTQDLKKRFIEGGPGFMGIVLLCLILGLAIAIERIIYLNLASTNTKKLAQDVEDALNSGGVEAAKEVCRNTKGPVASIYYQGLDRVDEGVEAAEKAVVAYGGVQMGQLEKNVSWISLFIALAPMLGFMGTVIGMIQAFDRIEAAGDMNPALVAGGIKVALLTTVFGLIVAIILQIFYNYIIAKIDSIVNDMEDASITLMDMLVRYKK; encoded by the coding sequence ATGAAAAAATTATTCTCTATCATGGCAATTGCCGCTGTAGTAGTGTTAAGCACATTCACAGCAAACGCCAGTAACGCACAAACAACCCTTCCAGTACAAATCCAACAAATCGTTGCGAATGTAGATTCTGGTGCATCTTTTCAAGATGAAGCCGTAGCAGAAGAGCTTTCTTTTACGCAAGATTTGAAAAAACGATTCATTGAAGGAGGTCCTGGATTCATGGGGATTGTACTTTTATGTCTTATTTTAGGACTTGCAATTGCTATTGAGCGTATTATATATCTTAACCTAGCATCTACTAACACTAAGAAGTTAGCTCAAGATGTTGAAGATGCATTAAATAGTGGTGGTGTTGAAGCTGCAAAAGAAGTATGTCGTAACACTAAGGGGCCTGTTGCTTCTATCTACTACCAAGGTCTTGACCGTGTAGATGAAGGAGTAGAAGCTGCTGAAAAAGCTGTTGTAGCTTATGGTGGTGTTCAAATGGGACAACTTGAAAAGAACGTATCTTGGATTTCATTATTTATCGCACTTGCACCAATGCTTGGTTTCATGGGTACAGTAATCGGTATGATTCAAGCCTTTGATAGAATTGAAGCAGCAGGTGATATGAATCCAGCTCTTGTAGCAGGAGGTATTAAAGTAGCACTTCTTACAACAGTATTTGGACTGATTGTGGCTATTATTCTTCAAATATTCTATAACTATATTATTGCAAAAATTGACAGTATCGTAAACGATATGGAAGATGCATCAATCACATTGATGGACATGCTTGTACGTTACAAGAAGTAA